A region of the Candidatus Rokuibacteriota bacterium genome:
GGGAGCGAGCCATGTTAGGCCGCATCGAGTTCTACGACGAGCCCACGGCCTGGGGCGTGATCCTCGGCGAGGACGGGCGGGTCTACGTCATCCGCGGCAGCCGGGCGCCGGGGGCGGGGCCGCGCGTGGGCGACACGGTGACCTTCGAGCCACGCGACACGACCACCGGCCTCCGGGCCGACGCCGTGCGCCGCGCGCCGCCGGCGCCACCGGCCGCCGCGCGCTCGCCCTTCAGGAAGCCGGCATGAGGATCAAGGCGGGCCGGAAGCGGAGGGTGGCCGCTCGCGCGGTCGGCGCGCCAGCTCCTCGATCAGCTCGGTCTGGATCTGCTGGATCTCCAGCAGCCGCCGCCACTGATGCGTCAGGAGCTGGTCCAGCTTCCAGTGCAGGTGGCGGATCTCGAGCTCGGCCTTGAGGTCCACGCGGTAGTCGTGCCCGGCGCGAAGGCGGTCCTTCGCCGCCTGGCGGTTCTGGCTCATCATGATGATGGGGGCCTGGAGCGCGGCCAGAGAGGAGAGCACCAGGTTGAGCAGGATGAACGGGTACGGGTCGAAGGGCCGCCAGAGGAGCACTACCGAGTTCAGCGCGATCCACACGACCAGCACGGCCGCGAAGATGATGATGAAGCGCCAGGACCCGCCGAACTCGGCCACCCGGTCAGCGGTGCGCTCGCCCAGGGTGAGCTGGCGGTCGAACTCGACGTTGAGGTTCTCCGTGAGGAGCTCCTGCTCCTTGAGGCTTCGCACCACCGCCTGCTCGAGCGAGGACAGCTCCCCCTTCTCGTCCTCGAGGGCGTCCTCGACGTACTCGGCGCGGAGATGGGTGAGGCAGGGCAGGCAGATGACGTCCTGGGGGCCGAAGGACGGGTGCTTCCGTCTGAGCAGCTCGCCCACGGGACCGTGCACCATCTCGCCGCTCATGATCTCGCTGCGCCGCCGCGGGACCTGGCAGACGGGACAGACGATCGTGCGAGGCCCCTCCGTCACGGCGTCTCGTCCACCCCCAGCCGCGATCGCCGCACGTCCGCGGCCACGTCGCGCACCACGTCCTGCTCCAGCTCGATCCTCACCTCGTGGCGCTCCACCTCCAGGTGCTGCACGGTGGCGACCCAGCCGAAGATCCGGCCGGCCTGGGGGCGGATGCGTCGGCCGCGGTAGACCAGCGTGCGCCGGCCGGGCGCCTGGAGCCGCTCGTACTGCTCGGCATCGGCGCCGCAGAGAGCCAGCACCTCCTCATAGGTGGTCTCCCCCGGGGTGATCTTCGCGACGACCTCCCGCGGCAGGATGGTGCCGCTCTCACGCTCGCGCGGCGCCGTGTTCCAGGCACCGACTCGCACTCGCGCCGCCATGCGGCCGCCCACATGGGCTGCCACCCGCCCGAGCACGGGCCCCGCCGCATAGCCCAGCGCCAGGAACACCATCGGGATGACCACCAGCGCCATGGCCTGGAGCCGGGAGAAGTAGCCATACTGGACGGCGATCTGCTGGGGCGCCACCCCCTCGCTGGTGTCCAGGAACAGGGAGACGACCTCGGTGCTCTCAAGGGTCTCCGAGAGCCGGCGGATGGTGTTGCGCGGGTACACCTCGTCGATCTTGAGCCGGCTCGCGTCGGGGAAATGCGCCACCAGCTCGGCCGGGGCATCGGCCAGCCGCACCACGCGGTCGCGATGGGCGAAGTACATTGGGAAGAGCGGCCGGTCGCGCACCTCGTTGAAGCTCAGGGAGAGCAGGTGCTTCTGGCCCAGCACGAGCCGCTCGAGCCAGTTGGCGGCCTTGGGCTTGACCAGCGCCGGGCTCGTCAGGCGCAGATCCATGAGCCACGCCGGGTCCACCAGCT
Encoded here:
- a CDS encoding DUF1003 domain-containing protein, with the translated sequence MSGEMVHGPVGELLRRKHPSFGPQDVICLPCLTHLRAEYVEDALEDEKGELSSLEQAVVRSLKEQELLTENLNVEFDRQLTLGERTADRVAEFGGSWRFIIIFAAVLVVWIALNSVVLLWRPFDPYPFILLNLVLSSLAALQAPIIMMSQNRQAAKDRLRAGHDYRVDLKAELEIRHLHWKLDQLLTHQWRRLLEIQQIQTELIEELARRPRERPPSASGPP